One window of Hylemonella gracilis genomic DNA carries:
- the lexA gene encoding transcriptional repressor LexA translates to MDLPNDTPPAKLTARQQQILDLIQSAIANTGAPPTRAEIANELGFKSANAAEEHLQALARKGVIELVSGTSRGIRLKGKALRATLSSSLSSIGEKVATGVAQLALPLVGRVAAGSPILAQEHVDQTYYVESSLFQRKPDYLLKVRGMSMRDAGIMDGDLLAVQAVKEAKNGQIVVARLGEEVTVKRYRRNKDVVELLPENPDYQPIVVEPGDAFEIEGLAVGLIRNTMLM, encoded by the coding sequence ATGGACTTGCCGAACGACACCCCTCCCGCCAAGCTCACGGCCCGCCAGCAGCAGATTCTGGACCTCATCCAGAGCGCCATCGCCAACACAGGCGCTCCGCCCACCCGCGCCGAAATCGCCAACGAGCTGGGCTTCAAGTCCGCCAACGCGGCGGAAGAGCACTTGCAGGCCCTGGCACGCAAAGGTGTGATCGAACTGGTCAGCGGCACCTCGCGCGGCATCCGGCTCAAGGGCAAGGCACTGCGCGCCACCTTGTCTTCGTCCTTGTCCAGTATCGGTGAAAAAGTGGCCACGGGCGTGGCGCAACTGGCCCTGCCCCTGGTGGGTCGTGTGGCTGCCGGCTCGCCCATCCTCGCTCAGGAACACGTTGATCAGACCTACTACGTCGAAAGCTCCCTGTTCCAGCGCAAGCCGGACTACCTGCTCAAGGTGCGCGGCATGTCCATGCGCGACGCGGGCATCATGGACGGCGACCTGCTGGCCGTTCAGGCCGTCAAGGAAGCCAAGAACGGCCAGATCGTGGTGGCTCGTTTGGGCGAGGAGGTCACCGTCAAGCGCTACCGCCGCAACAAGGACGTGGTGGAGCTGCTGCCCGAGAACCCGGACTACCAGCCCATCGTGGTCGAGCCCGGCGATGCTTTTGAAATTGAAGGTCTGGCCGTGGGCCTGATCCGTAACACCATGCTGATGTGA
- a CDS encoding asparaginase, translating to MQAKTSDKAQKIVVLGTGGTIAGLSTPEKGAGAYVAGQKPIEDLLTGLAIAPALKGLTIQSEQVAQIDSKDMDLPVWQALLRRCRHWLAQADVRGVLITHGTDTLEETAWLLQALLGPLLRELGKPLVLTCAMRPADAPDADGPGNLRDALQVLVDPQARGVLAVCARRVMRAHAVQKVHATRLDAFRSSGRPDAGQLVDDPAGAGGLAVRWSPVTDAQGGAQHAHDVVWPLEAPAGALESALTVSAWPRVELLFSHAAASGAMVHMMCDADLSRQLALPPLRGLVVAATGNGTVHRELEVALERAQARGVRILLATRCTEGGLKAGMRASADEGAGFAATDLSPVKARLSLMLDLLDGH from the coding sequence ATGCAAGCAAAAACTTCCGACAAGGCGCAAAAAATCGTGGTTCTCGGCACCGGAGGCACGATTGCCGGGCTTTCCACGCCGGAAAAGGGCGCCGGGGCTTATGTGGCGGGGCAGAAGCCGATCGAGGACTTGTTGACGGGTCTGGCCATTGCGCCCGCGCTGAAGGGACTCACGATCCAGAGCGAGCAGGTGGCCCAGATCGACAGCAAGGACATGGACCTGCCGGTCTGGCAGGCGTTGCTGCGGCGTTGTCGGCATTGGCTGGCGCAGGCCGATGTACGCGGTGTGCTGATCACCCACGGTACCGATACGCTGGAAGAAACCGCCTGGCTCCTGCAGGCGCTGCTGGGGCCGTTGCTGCGCGAGCTCGGCAAGCCGCTGGTGCTCACCTGTGCCATGCGACCCGCCGATGCGCCGGACGCAGACGGGCCGGGCAATCTGCGCGACGCCCTGCAGGTGCTGGTCGACCCGCAGGCGCGGGGTGTGCTGGCCGTGTGCGCCCGTCGTGTCATGCGGGCACATGCGGTGCAGAAGGTGCATGCGACCCGACTCGACGCCTTTCGTTCGAGTGGGCGGCCCGATGCAGGGCAACTTGTGGACGATCCGGCGGGCGCGGGTGGGCTGGCCGTGCGATGGTCGCCGGTGACGGACGCACAAGGTGGGGCTCAGCACGCGCACGATGTGGTTTGGCCTTTGGAGGCACCTGCGGGCGCCCTGGAGTCGGCGCTGACCGTCTCGGCATGGCCACGCGTCGAGCTTCTGTTCAGCCACGCCGCTGCCAGCGGCGCCATGGTGCACATGATGTGTGATGCCGACCTGTCCCGGCAGTTGGCTCTCCCGCCCCTGCGTGGCCTGGTGGTCGCGGCCACGGGCAATGGCACCGTGCACCGGGAACTGGAGGTCGCGTTGGAGCGCGCGCAGGCACGCGGCGTGCGGATCTTGCTAGCCACCCGCTGCACCGAAGGTGGGTTGAAAGCTGGCATGCGGGCGAGTGCGGATGAGGGCGCGGGTTTCGCGGCCACCGACCTGAGCCCGGTCAAGGCACGCCTGTCTCTGATGCTTGACCTCCTCGATGGGCACTGA
- a CDS encoding DUF6152 family protein, which translates to MQRRHFVLAALTLPGAARAHHGWSSFDQQRPIWLQGLVVSVRWQNPHAEFVLERPVTPNLPVDLRQRRLPAQSAPVDGAALLVQAQLPRRQDRRWEVELAPLSRMNAWGVTPLKVGDEVGVLGFTFVEEKGEALLRAEYLFVGQQAYGLRSSPM; encoded by the coding sequence ATGCAACGCCGTCACTTTGTCCTCGCCGCACTGACCCTGCCCGGGGCCGCGCGGGCCCACCATGGCTGGAGCAGTTTTGACCAGCAACGCCCCATCTGGCTGCAAGGCCTCGTGGTCAGCGTGCGCTGGCAGAACCCCCATGCGGAATTCGTGCTGGAGCGGCCCGTGACCCCCAACCTGCCGGTCGATCTGCGACAGCGCCGGCTACCCGCTCAAAGCGCGCCGGTGGATGGCGCCGCCTTGCTGGTGCAGGCCCAGTTGCCGCGTCGCCAGGATCGGCGCTGGGAGGTCGAACTGGCCCCGCTGTCGCGCATGAACGCCTGGGGCGTCACGCCGCTCAAGGTCGGCGACGAGGTCGGGGTGCTGGGCTTCACTTTCGTCGAGGAAAAGGGCGAAGCACTCTTGCGGGCGGAATACCTGTTCGTCGGCCAGCAGGCCTACGGTTTGCGCTCCAGCCCAATGTAA
- a CDS encoding H-NS family nucleoid-associated regulatory protein, whose translation MSPEINNLSLEQLEAQKASYEKRIAELRQQERDGALQTVRELVAKHKFTAKEIAQPTVSAPSADAVEAKYRNPETGETWSGRGRAPAWVEGAANKAQFQTAVSS comes from the coding sequence ATGAGCCCTGAAATCAACAACCTGAGTCTGGAGCAACTGGAGGCACAGAAGGCCAGCTACGAGAAGCGCATTGCCGAACTGCGCCAGCAGGAGCGTGATGGTGCCCTGCAGACCGTGCGCGAACTGGTGGCCAAGCACAAGTTCACGGCGAAAGAGATCGCCCAGCCCACGGTCAGTGCCCCGTCCGCCGATGCCGTCGAGGCAAAGTACAGAAACCCTGAAACCGGCGAGACCTGGTCAGGCCGTGGCCGTGCGCCGGCGTGGGTGGAAGGCGCTGCGAACAAGGCACAGTTCCAGACGGCTGTGTCGTCCTGA
- the adk gene encoding adenylate kinase — MRLILLGAPGAGKGTQAAFLCRKYGIPQISTGDMLRAAVKAGTPLGLQAKAVMESGGLVSDDLIINLVKERIAQPDCAPGFLFDGFPRTIPQAEAMKAAGVKLDYVLEIDVPFDAIIERMSGRRSHPASGRTYHIKFNPPIAAGKDDITGEPLVQRDDDKEETVKKRLDVYSAQTRPLVDYYSQWAAKDPAAAPKYRKISGLGSVDEITQRALQALDA; from the coding sequence ATGAGACTGATCCTGTTGGGCGCCCCCGGCGCCGGCAAGGGCACGCAAGCGGCCTTTCTCTGCAGAAAATACGGCATCCCGCAGATCTCGACCGGCGACATGCTGCGCGCCGCCGTCAAGGCAGGTACGCCTCTGGGGCTGCAGGCCAAGGCAGTGATGGAGTCGGGCGGTCTGGTCAGCGATGACCTGATCATCAACCTCGTGAAGGAACGCATCGCCCAGCCGGATTGCGCGCCAGGGTTTCTGTTCGACGGTTTCCCGCGCACCATTCCCCAGGCGGAGGCCATGAAGGCTGCGGGCGTCAAACTGGACTACGTGCTGGAAATCGACGTGCCCTTTGACGCCATCATCGAACGCATGAGCGGCCGTCGCTCGCACCCGGCCTCGGGCCGCACCTACCACATCAAGTTCAACCCGCCAATCGCGGCAGGCAAGGACGACATCACGGGCGAGCCCCTGGTACAACGCGACGACGACAAGGAAGAAACCGTCAAGAAGCGCTTGGACGTCTACAGCGCCCAGACGCGTCCGCTCGTGGACTACTACAGCCAGTGGGCGGCAAAGGATCCGGCGGCTGCGCCCAAGTACCGCAAGATCAGCGGCCTGGGCAGCGTGGACGAGATCACGCAGCGGGCGCTGCAGGCGCTGGACGCCTGA
- the kdsB gene encoding 3-deoxy-manno-octulosonate cytidylyltransferase, producing the protein MSDTTVLIPARLASSRLPNKPLADIAGLPMIVRVAQRVRGGLPGDVRVVVATDHTSIQHACEQHGVQSILTRADHPSGSDRLAEACELLGLPDEATVVNVQGDEPLIDPALVRAVAELLAQRPEASMSTAAHPIHDVAEFGNPNVVKVVLDARDLALYFSRAPIAWWRDGFAQGLRELPPPGEKFATPLRHIGIYAYRVGFLRQFPKLSAAPIENSEALEQLRALWHGHRIAVHITQDAPGPGVDTPEDLERVRKLFAH; encoded by the coding sequence ATGTCTGACACCACCGTCCTCATTCCGGCGCGGCTTGCCTCGTCCCGTTTGCCCAACAAACCCCTGGCCGACATTGCTGGCCTGCCCATGATCGTGCGCGTGGCACAGCGGGTGCGCGGTGGCCTGCCAGGCGATGTACGCGTCGTCGTCGCCACGGATCACACCAGCATCCAGCATGCCTGCGAGCAGCACGGCGTGCAAAGCATCCTCACACGTGCCGATCATCCCAGCGGCAGCGACCGCTTGGCCGAGGCCTGCGAACTGCTGGGCCTGCCAGACGAGGCCACCGTCGTCAATGTGCAGGGTGATGAGCCGCTCATCGATCCCGCCCTGGTCCGGGCGGTGGCCGAGCTACTGGCCCAGCGACCCGAGGCCAGCATGAGCACCGCGGCCCACCCGATTCACGACGTTGCGGAATTCGGCAATCCCAACGTGGTCAAGGTGGTGCTCGACGCCCGCGACCTGGCGCTCTATTTCAGCCGTGCACCCATCGCCTGGTGGCGCGATGGCTTTGCACAAGGCTTGCGTGAATTGCCACCGCCGGGCGAGAAATTCGCCACGCCGCTGCGCCACATCGGCATTTACGCTTACCGCGTGGGTTTCCTGCGCCAGTTTCCGAAGTTGTCGGCGGCGCCCATCGAAAACAGCGAGGCGCTGGAACAGTTGCGTGCACTGTGGCACGGCCACCGTATTGCGGTGCACATCACGCAGGATGCGCCCGGCCCTGGTGTCGATACACCGGAGGATCTGGAACGGGTGCGCAAGCTGTTTGCGCACTGA
- a CDS encoding Trm112 family protein, giving the protein MDTRLLELLVCPVTKGPLEYDRDKQELRSRSARLAYPIRDGIPVLLESEARTLSDAELER; this is encoded by the coding sequence CTGGACACCCGATTGCTGGAACTGCTGGTCTGCCCCGTGACCAAGGGCCCGCTGGAATACGACCGCGACAAGCAGGAGTTGCGCTCGCGCAGCGCACGCTTGGCCTACCCGATCCGCGACGGCATTCCCGTGCTGCTGGAGAGCGAGGCCCGGACCCTGTCCGACGCGGAGCTCGAACGATAA
- the lpxK gene encoding tetraacyldisaccharide 4'-kinase: MRAPAFWQAPLPGQPRPWLGRCALLTLWPLSLLMRLLVRLRQGLYLSGMFKRHAAPVLVIVVGNVVAGGGGKTPTVIALVEHLRARGLKPGVISRGYGRRKSARGEDCREVRPDSPVDQVGDEPALIRRRTGVPVFVARQRIEAARALLAAHPEVNILVSDDGLQHLALARDIEVCVFGDRGLGNGLLLPAGPLREPWPRYVDLVLHTGQRPAFTGHAARRALASTGVDANGRGIALDKLQGPLVAVAGTAQPQAFFDMLRDRGLTLARVDALPDHADPSDYAHWHAELQQEFATNPVTVLCTEKDAFKLWTVCPGALAVPLVFELPQAFLDEFDRLLHAAFAAHLSSAYTH; the protein is encoded by the coding sequence ATGCGTGCGCCCGCCTTCTGGCAAGCCCCTCTTCCCGGCCAGCCCCGTCCCTGGCTCGGCCGCTGCGCCCTGCTGACGCTGTGGCCGCTGTCTCTGCTGATGCGGCTGCTGGTGCGCCTGCGCCAGGGGCTCTACCTCAGTGGCATGTTCAAGCGCCACGCCGCGCCCGTGCTGGTGATCGTGGTGGGCAATGTGGTCGCGGGCGGCGGAGGCAAGACGCCGACCGTCATCGCCCTGGTGGAGCACCTGCGCGCCCGCGGTCTGAAGCCGGGCGTGATCTCCCGCGGGTATGGGCGTCGAAAGTCGGCCCGAGGGGAGGACTGCCGCGAAGTACGTCCTGACAGCCCCGTGGACCAGGTGGGCGATGAGCCAGCGCTGATCCGTCGACGCACGGGCGTGCCGGTCTTTGTCGCGCGACAGCGCATCGAGGCCGCCCGGGCCCTGCTGGCGGCGCACCCGGAGGTCAACATCCTGGTCAGCGATGATGGCCTGCAGCACCTGGCCCTGGCGCGCGACATCGAAGTCTGCGTCTTCGGAGACCGTGGCCTGGGCAATGGCCTGCTGCTGCCCGCCGGGCCGCTGCGCGAGCCCTGGCCACGGTATGTGGACTTGGTGTTGCACACCGGGCAACGGCCGGCTTTCACTGGCCACGCGGCACGGCGCGCGCTCGCAAGCACGGGCGTGGATGCCAACGGCCGCGGCATCGCCTTGGACAAACTGCAGGGGCCCCTGGTGGCCGTGGCGGGCACGGCCCAGCCCCAGGCCTTCTTCGACATGCTGCGTGACCGCGGTCTGACCCTGGCACGCGTGGACGCACTGCCCGATCACGCGGACCCGTCGGACTACGCCCATTGGCACGCGGAACTGCAGCAGGAATTCGCCACCAACCCGGTGACCGTGCTCTGCACCGAAAAGGACGCCTTTAAACTGTGGACGGTCTGCCCTGGGGCGCTCGCCGTCCCCCTGGTGTTCGAATTGCCCCAGGCCTTTCTGGACGAGTTCGACCGCCTGCTTCACGCCGCCTTCGCGGCGCATCTATCATCCGCCTACACGCACTGA
- a CDS encoding ExbD/TolR family protein: MNLRRHSRTASEEPEINLIAFIDVLLVIVIFLMLSTTYNKFTEMNLRLPTADAESPRDRPREILITINSDGGYSVNRASLPGRNVQDLIAALRQAMGNAANGKDAVLIISADANARHQSVVSAMEAARYVGLSQITFAAQSPQSAGR; this comes from the coding sequence ATCAACCTGCGTCGCCACTCGCGCACCGCCAGCGAGGAGCCTGAGATCAATCTGATTGCCTTCATCGACGTGCTGCTGGTGATCGTGATCTTCCTCATGCTCTCGACCACCTACAACAAGTTCACCGAGATGAACCTGCGCCTGCCCACGGCGGACGCCGAAAGCCCACGTGACCGGCCCCGGGAAATATTGATCACCATCAACAGCGATGGCGGCTACAGCGTCAACCGCGCATCCCTGCCCGGCCGCAATGTGCAGGACTTGATCGCTGCCTTGCGCCAGGCCATGGGCAACGCGGCCAATGGCAAGGACGCCGTGCTGATCATCAGCGCCGACGCCAACGCGCGCCACCAGTCGGTGGTGAGCGCCATGGAGGCGGCGCGTTACGTGGGTCTGTCGCAGATCACCTTCGCGGCGCAATCGCCCCAATCCGCCGGGCGTTGA
- a CDS encoding MotA/TolQ/ExbB proton channel family protein, translating to MFSIIQAAGWPIWPLILCSILGLALVIERALSLQTVKVTPPNLLNEVLRATRRAMPSSDVIAQLEQNSPLGEMLASGLRTAQAAQSHASTAEELRTVLREAVEDSGRLVAHKLERYLSALATIASIAPLLGLFGTVIGMIEIFGSQAPTNASSGGNPAQLAHGISIALYNTAFGLVIAIPTLVFWRYFRARVDSHLLALELAGERLVQHLVALRQGNAHNAGV from the coding sequence TTGTTTTCGATCATACAAGCCGCCGGCTGGCCGATCTGGCCGCTGATTCTCTGCTCCATCCTCGGACTCGCCCTGGTCATTGAACGAGCCCTCAGCCTGCAAACCGTCAAGGTCACGCCCCCCAATCTGTTGAACGAAGTGCTGCGGGCCACCCGCCGCGCCATGCCTTCGAGCGACGTGATCGCACAGTTGGAGCAGAACTCTCCCCTGGGCGAAATGCTGGCCTCGGGCCTGCGCACCGCGCAGGCCGCTCAATCGCATGCGAGCACGGCGGAGGAGCTGCGTACCGTCTTGCGCGAAGCCGTCGAAGACAGCGGCCGGCTGGTCGCGCACAAGCTGGAGCGTTACCTCTCCGCGCTGGCGACCATCGCGTCCATCGCGCCCCTGCTGGGCCTGTTCGGCACCGTGATCGGCATGATCGAAATCTTCGGCTCACAGGCGCCGACCAACGCCAGCAGCGGTGGCAACCCGGCCCAACTGGCGCACGGTATTTCGATCGCGCTTTACAACACGGCTTTCGGCTTGGTCATCGCGATTCCGACCCTGGTTTTCTGGCGCTATTTCCGGGCCCGCGTGGACAGCCACCTGCTCGCGCTGGAACTCGCGGGAGAACGCCTGGTCCAGCATCTGGTCGCGCTGCGTCAGGGCAACGCCCACAACGCCGGCGTCTGA